The following coding sequences lie in one Kribbella sp. NBC_00709 genomic window:
- a CDS encoding discoidin domain-containing protein: MPRRFSAVLAVLGLAVGALNAETAPPIPVQILSLTDLHGYLSETENLTIAGPAGTQQVGGAAYLKAHLDQLRKPNSFLIGSGDQFSGWPDYTQAFANEPTIEVLNAFGMDFDVAGNHEFDREFPFLRRMQTGACYGKPGFDSCFKDSTGRNFHGTDYAYHAANIVDPRTERPVLPPYWIAKAGSQRIGFIGLGFPGTPTETLSIEGSGFEFQGVVDAANRAAAELKAEGVNAIVVSMHEGGQQGGLYDECKNPTGPIFDAARALSPDIDVILGGHWHTAFNCMIPDPNGVPRPVLEASNHGRVLGEVNLSLDPATGEVIRSATTATNHAVTKDLTPDPQIQKIVKYWMDKWTARQGQPLAKLDRDLDFAPKAESRTGNLVADLYKAEAGGDFALIPADLGVDVIAAGLKAGTVTYGEAWPVAGISPITTLSMKGSAVEAVLEQQWIPPAYGCSRLSALATSANFRYTYDLGRPVGDRVDPAKVLINGKPLQLGKTYRVTTSAAMPLHGAQYGYPGFQQFTDLTRAPKMGQEVFLNHLRTHPLLKAPSLGRVTAIPGTPPPADGPFGPLNLLPQSEMTATATSQGSAANSAPAAIDGDCVTMWHSNWSPHAPLPQYITLDLKTPRAIEALVYTPRQDADVPNGRISSYDVQTSTDGVTFTSATTGSWDGSVDAKIARFPAGTTARYVRLIGLAGGSDYAAATELNIALAPGS, encoded by the coding sequence ATGCCCAGAAGGTTCAGCGCCGTCCTCGCCGTCCTAGGCCTCGCCGTGGGAGCGCTCAACGCAGAGACGGCACCACCGATCCCCGTACAGATCCTCAGCCTGACCGACCTGCACGGCTATCTCTCCGAGACCGAGAACCTGACCATCGCCGGCCCGGCCGGCACGCAGCAGGTCGGCGGCGCCGCCTATCTCAAGGCACATCTGGACCAGCTGCGGAAGCCGAACAGCTTCCTGATCGGCTCGGGCGACCAGTTCAGCGGCTGGCCGGACTACACGCAGGCGTTCGCGAACGAGCCGACCATCGAGGTGCTGAACGCGTTCGGGATGGACTTCGACGTCGCCGGGAACCACGAATTCGACCGGGAGTTCCCGTTCCTGCGCCGGATGCAGACCGGCGCCTGCTACGGCAAGCCGGGCTTCGACTCCTGCTTCAAGGACTCCACCGGCCGCAACTTCCACGGCACCGATTACGCGTACCACGCGGCCAACATCGTCGACCCGCGGACCGAGCGGCCGGTGCTGCCGCCGTACTGGATCGCCAAGGCGGGGTCGCAGCGGATCGGCTTCATCGGACTCGGCTTCCCGGGTACGCCGACCGAGACGCTGTCGATCGAGGGCTCCGGCTTCGAGTTCCAGGGCGTCGTCGACGCCGCGAACCGGGCCGCGGCCGAACTGAAGGCGGAAGGCGTGAACGCGATCGTGGTCAGCATGCACGAGGGCGGTCAGCAGGGCGGGCTGTACGACGAGTGCAAGAACCCGACCGGTCCGATCTTCGACGCCGCTCGCGCGCTGTCGCCCGACATCGACGTAATCCTGGGCGGGCACTGGCACACCGCGTTCAACTGCATGATCCCGGACCCGAACGGCGTACCGCGTCCGGTGCTGGAGGCAAGCAACCATGGCCGGGTGCTCGGAGAGGTGAACCTGTCGCTCGATCCGGCGACCGGTGAGGTGATCAGGTCCGCGACCACCGCGACCAACCACGCGGTCACCAAGGATCTGACGCCGGATCCGCAGATCCAGAAGATCGTGAAGTACTGGATGGACAAGTGGACCGCCCGGCAGGGGCAGCCGCTCGCGAAGCTCGATCGCGATCTCGACTTCGCACCGAAGGCCGAGAGCCGCACCGGCAACTTGGTCGCCGACCTCTACAAGGCCGAGGCGGGCGGCGACTTCGCGCTGATCCCGGCCGATCTCGGCGTCGACGTGATCGCGGCCGGGCTGAAGGCTGGCACGGTGACGTACGGAGAAGCCTGGCCGGTCGCCGGGATCTCGCCGATCACCACGCTCTCGATGAAAGGCTCCGCGGTCGAGGCCGTCCTCGAGCAGCAGTGGATCCCGCCGGCGTACGGCTGCAGCAGACTGTCCGCGCTCGCCACCTCGGCCAACTTCCGCTACACCTACGACCTGGGCAGACCGGTCGGCGACCGGGTCGATCCGGCGAAGGTGCTGATCAACGGGAAGCCGCTGCAGCTCGGCAAGACGTACCGGGTGACGACGAGCGCGGCGATGCCGTTGCACGGAGCGCAGTACGGCTATCCGGGGTTCCAGCAGTTCACCGACCTCACCCGGGCTCCGAAGATGGGACAGGAGGTCTTCCTCAACCATCTGCGCACCCATCCATTGCTGAAGGCACCCAGTCTCGGACGGGTGACCGCGATCCCCGGTACGCCACCGCCCGCCGACGGCCCGTTCGGACCGCTGAACCTGCTGCCGCAGAGCGAGATGACGGCGACGGCCACCAGCCAGGGGTCTGCCGCCAACAGCGCGCCCGCGGCGATCGACGGCGACTGCGTGACGATGTGGCACTCGAACTGGAGTCCGCACGCACCGCTGCCGCAGTACATCACCCTCGATCTGAAGACGCCGCGCGCGATCGAGGCGCTCGTGTACACCCCACGGCAGGACGCCGACGTACCGAACGGCCGGATCTCGTCGTACGACGTCCAGACGAGCACCGACGGCGTCACGTTCACCTCGGCGACGACCGGCTCCTGGGACGGAAGCGTCGACGCCAAGATCGCCAGATTCCCGGCCGGTACGACGGCGCGCTACGTCCGGCTCATCGGGCTGGCCGGCGGCTCGGACTACGCGGCGGCGACCGAGCTCAATATAGCTCTAGCTCCGGGTTCCTGA
- a CDS encoding helix-turn-helix domain-containing protein, with the protein MTEPADFEHDLATQVLIELYSEIPPPSKLVTGHFHSGGDYRVVRPDGVGSWYLLYTASGTGRYLIGENRLTLRHGDVVLVSPGTPHDYGTVGTYWESWWAHFQPRREWHAWLSLPQAMPGLSYVRLTRSSETDRVVSAFDRLHRDAQRAGLSPTGDTELHLLEKSVATELTMNGIEEVLLTAVASLRRETQHLDARVHLVLEAITADPARPHTLTSLAGLAQVSVSRLAHLFKEQVGDSIMNVVLALRLQRAAELLGATDMSVAQIAAAVGFDSPHYLSRQFGRRYGMSPTAHRAKVRNPELELY; encoded by the coding sequence ATGACGGAGCCTGCTGACTTCGAGCACGATCTTGCTACCCAGGTGCTGATCGAGCTGTACAGCGAGATCCCGCCGCCGAGCAAACTGGTGACCGGCCACTTCCACAGCGGCGGCGACTACCGCGTCGTCCGGCCGGACGGCGTGGGCAGCTGGTACCTGCTGTACACCGCGTCCGGGACCGGCCGGTATCTCATCGGCGAGAACAGGCTGACGCTGCGCCACGGGGACGTCGTACTGGTCAGCCCGGGGACGCCCCACGACTACGGGACCGTCGGCACGTACTGGGAGTCCTGGTGGGCGCACTTCCAGCCGCGACGTGAATGGCATGCGTGGTTGTCGTTGCCGCAGGCAATGCCGGGGCTGTCCTACGTGCGGTTGACGAGGTCGTCCGAGACCGACCGCGTGGTGTCGGCGTTCGACCGGCTGCACCGGGATGCGCAGCGGGCCGGGCTGTCCCCGACCGGCGACACCGAGCTGCACCTGCTGGAGAAGAGCGTCGCGACCGAGCTGACCATGAACGGCATCGAGGAGGTACTGCTGACCGCGGTCGCCAGCCTCCGCCGGGAGACGCAACACCTGGACGCCCGCGTGCATCTGGTGCTCGAGGCAATCACCGCGGACCCGGCCCGGCCGCACACGCTGACCTCACTCGCCGGGCTCGCCCAGGTGTCCGTCTCCCGCCTCGCACATCTCTTCAAGGAGCAGGTCGGCGACTCGATCATGAACGTCGTACTGGCGCTCCGCCTGCAACGCGCCGCCGAGCTGCTCGGCGCGACCGACATGTCCGTCGCGCAGATCGCCGCGGCGGTCGGCTTCGACTCGCCGCACTACCTCAGCCGCCAGTTCGGCCGCCGCTACGGGATGTCGCCGACCGCCCACCGCGCCAAGGTCAGGAACCCGGAGCTAGAGCTATATTGA
- a CDS encoding glycoside hydrolase family 36 protein — protein MPFAPVAELEYDASTLIFEHGWQSWSPSGWYRLDASPPRPTASNHHVMAYRPGVDAGRFQGEGLLAVATSGEVTTVAAITPDAVPSIRAEVHGNRLVISADGDVQLTTGTHANANQALADWAESFGTPPIRVFGPSWCSWYAYWGKVTERDVMAEVRQFDQHDLSVDLVLLDEGYQAAIGDWLTPRDDFGSTVRLAADIRSSGRRAGIWVAPFLVGSGSETARKHPDWLVPGITAGTNWGQEQLVLDVTHPGAARHIQDVFTELCRQGYDHFKLDFVYAGAIDGRRHEQVGGIAAYRHGMRLLREAVGPNRILHGCGAPILPSLGLVDCMRISPDTDPLVDPPSGDISQPGQRGARSTSVAREFLHGRWWANDSDCLIVRPDVQERELWAEHISRGPGLRMSSDPIGELDRWGLDRTRELLIPSSPRPHPLKDPDA, from the coding sequence GTGCCTTTCGCTCCCGTCGCCGAGCTCGAGTACGACGCGTCCACGCTGATCTTCGAGCATGGCTGGCAGTCGTGGAGCCCCAGCGGCTGGTACCGGCTCGACGCGTCGCCCCCGCGGCCGACCGCCTCGAACCATCACGTGATGGCGTACCGCCCGGGCGTCGACGCCGGCCGCTTCCAGGGCGAAGGTCTGCTCGCGGTCGCGACCTCCGGTGAGGTCACCACGGTCGCCGCGATCACGCCCGACGCGGTCCCGTCGATCCGCGCCGAGGTCCACGGCAACCGGCTGGTGATCTCTGCCGACGGCGACGTACAACTCACAACAGGCACGCACGCGAACGCCAACCAGGCACTCGCCGACTGGGCCGAAAGCTTCGGTACGCCCCCGATCCGGGTGTTCGGGCCGTCGTGGTGCAGCTGGTACGCGTACTGGGGCAAGGTCACCGAACGCGACGTGATGGCCGAGGTCCGCCAGTTCGACCAGCACGACCTCAGCGTCGACCTGGTCCTGCTCGACGAGGGATACCAAGCGGCGATCGGCGACTGGCTGACGCCGCGCGACGACTTCGGCTCGACCGTCCGGCTCGCCGCCGACATCCGCTCGAGCGGTCGCCGCGCAGGAATCTGGGTGGCACCGTTCCTGGTCGGCAGCGGCAGCGAGACAGCCCGCAAACATCCGGACTGGCTCGTCCCCGGGATCACCGCCGGCACCAACTGGGGCCAGGAGCAACTGGTCCTCGACGTCACCCACCCAGGCGCGGCACGGCACATCCAGGACGTGTTCACCGAGCTGTGCCGCCAGGGGTACGACCACTTCAAGCTCGACTTCGTGTACGCCGGTGCGATCGACGGACGGCGCCACGAGCAGGTCGGCGGCATCGCGGCGTACCGGCACGGGATGCGGCTGCTGCGCGAGGCCGTCGGGCCGAACCGGATCCTGCACGGCTGCGGCGCCCCGATCCTGCCGAGCCTCGGACTGGTCGACTGCATGCGCATCTCGCCGGACACCGATCCGTTGGTCGACCCACCATCCGGCGACATCAGTCAGCCCGGTCAGCGCGGCGCCCGGTCCACGTCGGTGGCCCGCGAGTTCCTGCACGGCCGCTGGTGGGCCAACGACTCCGACTGCCTGATCGTGCGGCCGGATGTCCAGGAGCGAGAGCTCTGGGCAGAACACATCTCTCGAGGTCCAGGTCTGCGGATGTCGAGCGACCCGATCGGCGAGCTCGACCGGTGGGGCCTCGATCGCACCCGCGAACTGCTCATCCCCAGCTCACCGCGTCCGCACCCGTTGAAGGATCCCGATGCTTAG
- a CDS encoding carbohydrate ABC transporter permease, producing MLRPAPRRTHRIGRARQTAIGYALLAPSLVGVLGFLLAPVLIVLVLSLFDWKLLSTPEFIGLANYRKLFTDSDVWHSLLVTLYYVIICVPGTTILSLLLALLVDRKLRGMKYFRALLVIPWMATPVALGLVWSWIFDPGRGALNQFLGLFGVDGPAWLSSPVLAMPSVAAVHIWQFAGYNMLFFLAGLQNIPPSLREASSLDGASPVAHFFSITLPLLRPTMLFVLITNVIGSFQAFDTIFVMTEGGPGDSTEVTTYLIYDEAFKKFDFSYASTISVLLFAVVLIATISQFVYFERRTTYEVSG from the coding sequence ATGCTTAGGCCCGCGCCCCGCCGTACCCACCGGATCGGCCGCGCTCGGCAGACGGCCATCGGGTACGCGCTGCTCGCGCCGAGTCTGGTCGGCGTCCTCGGCTTCCTGCTCGCGCCGGTGCTGATCGTGCTCGTCCTCAGCCTGTTCGACTGGAAGTTGCTGTCGACACCGGAGTTCATTGGCCTGGCCAACTACCGCAAGCTGTTCACCGACTCCGACGTCTGGCACTCGCTGCTGGTCACGCTGTACTACGTCATCATCTGCGTGCCCGGCACAACGATTCTGAGCCTGCTCCTCGCCCTCCTCGTCGACCGCAAGCTGCGCGGGATGAAGTACTTCCGCGCGCTGCTGGTGATCCCGTGGATGGCGACACCCGTTGCCCTCGGCCTCGTCTGGAGCTGGATCTTCGACCCGGGCCGCGGCGCGCTGAACCAGTTCCTCGGACTGTTCGGCGTCGACGGTCCGGCCTGGTTGTCGTCGCCGGTGCTGGCGATGCCGAGCGTCGCCGCGGTGCACATCTGGCAGTTCGCCGGGTACAACATGCTGTTCTTCCTGGCCGGCCTGCAGAACATCCCGCCGTCGTTGCGCGAGGCATCGTCCCTGGACGGGGCATCGCCGGTCGCGCACTTCTTCTCGATCACGCTGCCGCTCCTGCGGCCGACGATGCTGTTCGTGCTGATCACCAACGTGATCGGCTCGTTCCAGGCCTTCGACACGATCTTCGTGATGACCGAGGGCGGACCCGGTGACAGCACCGAGGTGACGACGTACCTGATCTACGACGAGGCGTTCAAGAAGTTCGACTTCAGCTACGCCTCGACGATCTCGGTGCTGCTGTTCGCCGTGGTGCTGATCGCGACGATCTCCCAGTTCGTGTACTTCGAACGCCGTACGACCTACGAGGTGTCCGGATGA
- a CDS encoding carbohydrate ABC transporter permease, with protein sequence MKLRVFVYAVLVAGCVLAIFPYFLTVLTAFKGPGQLSETMPWEPGVPPSTAAFHRLFASGFGGYLINTTLVTAGITLGQVVFAVLAAYAFARLSFPGRDALFWVYLSTLMVPPVVTMIPLYLMMQKLGLVDTWAGLMLPTMLGTPYAIFLLRQFFRGIPADLEDAARIDGAGRFRTLVSIVLPLSKPILVTVTTLAVVANWNSFLWPLIITSSEDKRLLSVGIALFKGEIGVDYNAVMAGSLIALAPLLVLFIVFQRFIVRSVAVTGLK encoded by the coding sequence ATGAAACTGCGTGTCTTCGTGTACGCCGTCCTGGTGGCCGGCTGCGTACTCGCGATCTTCCCGTACTTCCTGACCGTGCTGACCGCCTTCAAGGGCCCTGGGCAACTGTCGGAGACGATGCCGTGGGAGCCCGGGGTGCCGCCCAGCACGGCCGCCTTCCATCGGCTGTTCGCGTCCGGCTTCGGTGGCTACCTGATCAACACGACCCTCGTCACGGCCGGGATCACCCTCGGCCAGGTGGTGTTCGCGGTGCTGGCGGCGTACGCCTTCGCGCGGCTGTCGTTCCCCGGCCGGGACGCGTTGTTCTGGGTCTATCTGTCGACATTGATGGTGCCGCCGGTGGTCACGATGATCCCGCTCTACCTGATGATGCAGAAGCTCGGCCTGGTCGACACCTGGGCCGGCCTGATGCTGCCGACGATGCTCGGTACGCCGTACGCGATCTTTCTGCTCCGCCAGTTCTTCCGCGGCATTCCCGCGGACCTCGAGGACGCCGCCCGGATCGACGGCGCCGGGCGGTTCCGGACCCTGGTCTCGATCGTGCTGCCGTTGTCGAAACCGATCCTGGTCACCGTCACCACGCTCGCCGTGGTGGCCAACTGGAACAGCTTCCTCTGGCCGCTGATCATCACCAGCAGCGAGGACAAGCGGCTGCTGTCGGTCGGGATCGCCTTGTTCAAAGGGGAGATCGGCGTCGACTACAACGCCGTGATGGCCGGCAGCCTGATCGCGCTGGCGCCGCTGCTGGTCCTGTTCATCGTCTTCCAGCGCTTCATCGTCCGCTCGGTCGCTGTTACCGGGCTCAAGTAG
- a CDS encoding ABC transporter substrate-binding protein: MSLSRRTFLIGAGSVLALAGCGSSNDAGSSGGGKVELVYRLWDEQQEVGYKAVFAEFTKENPDITVRMEVLPWDQYWTKLTTELASGKAPDVFWLTVDYFPDFAGKGVLAPLDDLISKAGLKLDAYNPNVVQSYKFEDKQLGMPKDMGIVGLLYNKDLFKKAGVTMPAELTWAPDGSGTFLEVARKLTVGTKQWGFCSWNHNQTQWLNWIASNGGQAMDKPYGTFDFAGQKSVEALQFARDLIFKWKVSPDGTRTNPPTGQATEMFYRGEVAMFPANNALLPFALPEVKFPIGVAAMPAGPAGRTVVINGLAEAMFAKTKHPDEAGKLVAFLGTEKAQRLMGDAGYIIPALTDAGAGYQAFWQKKGIDVKPFLDSAAGSTVNLPIADGWTSKVTEINKAANDLFLDKTPVQDIAAAMDKIGNDN, from the coding sequence ATGTCTTTGTCCAGGAGGACTTTTCTGATCGGCGCCGGCAGCGTGCTCGCGCTGGCCGGCTGCGGCTCGTCGAACGACGCCGGCTCGAGTGGCGGCGGCAAGGTCGAGCTCGTGTACCGGTTGTGGGACGAGCAGCAGGAGGTCGGCTACAAGGCGGTGTTCGCGGAATTCACCAAGGAGAACCCGGACATCACCGTCCGGATGGAGGTCCTGCCCTGGGACCAGTACTGGACCAAGCTCACCACCGAGCTCGCGAGCGGCAAGGCGCCGGACGTGTTCTGGCTGACCGTCGACTACTTCCCGGACTTCGCCGGCAAGGGCGTGCTCGCGCCGCTGGACGACCTGATCTCGAAGGCCGGCCTGAAGCTCGACGCGTACAACCCGAACGTCGTGCAGTCGTACAAGTTCGAGGACAAGCAGCTGGGGATGCCGAAGGACATGGGCATCGTCGGGTTGCTGTACAACAAGGACCTGTTCAAGAAGGCCGGTGTGACCATGCCGGCCGAGCTGACCTGGGCACCGGACGGTTCGGGTACCTTCCTCGAGGTCGCTCGCAAGCTGACCGTCGGCACGAAGCAGTGGGGCTTCTGCTCGTGGAACCACAACCAGACGCAGTGGCTGAACTGGATCGCGTCGAACGGCGGCCAGGCGATGGACAAGCCGTACGGCACGTTCGACTTCGCCGGTCAGAAGTCGGTCGAGGCGCTGCAGTTCGCGCGCGACCTGATCTTCAAGTGGAAGGTGTCGCCGGACGGCACCCGGACCAACCCGCCGACCGGGCAGGCGACCGAGATGTTCTACCGGGGCGAGGTCGCGATGTTCCCGGCGAACAACGCGCTGCTCCCGTTCGCGCTGCCCGAGGTGAAGTTCCCGATCGGGGTCGCCGCGATGCCGGCCGGACCGGCCGGACGCACGGTGGTGATCAACGGGCTCGCCGAGGCGATGTTCGCGAAGACCAAGCACCCGGACGAGGCCGGCAAGCTGGTCGCCTTCCTGGGTACGGAGAAAGCGCAGCGGCTGATGGGCGACGCGGGGTACATCATCCCGGCGCTCACCGACGCCGGCGCCGGCTACCAGGCGTTCTGGCAGAAGAAGGGCATCGACGTGAAACCGTTCCTCGACTCGGCCGCCGGCAGCACGGTCAACCTCCCGATCGCCGACGGCTGGACCTCCAAGGTCACCGAGATCAACAAAGCCGCCAACGACCTCTTCCTCGACAAGACCCCCGTCCAAGACATCGCCGCAGCCATGGACAAGATTGGAAACGACAATTGA